A region from the Raphanus sativus cultivar WK10039 unplaced genomic scaffold, ASM80110v3 Scaffold0138, whole genome shotgun sequence genome encodes:
- the LOC130501257 gene encoding UPF0603 protein At1g54780, chloroplastic yields the protein METLLSPRSLSPPLIPKVSSSHQSKLATSSSLALSNPTVSGPKHLSTRFSAKPETWLTDAKQGLAALSLSLALTFSPVGTALASEFNILNDGPPKETYVVDDAGVLSRVTRSDLKKLLSDLEYRKKLRLNFITVRKLTSKADAFEYADQVLEKWYPSIEEGNNKGIVVLITSQKEGAITGGPAFIEAVGEKILDATVSENLPVLATDEKYNEAIYSSAKRLVAAIDGLPDPGGPEVKDNKRESNFKTKEETEEKRGQFSLVVGGLLVIAFVVPMAQYYAYVSKK from the exons ATGGAGACCCTTCTCTCTCCTCGTTCTCTATCTCCTCCTCTCATTCCCAAAGTATCATCTTCTCATCAATCCAAACTcgctacttcttcttctttggctctCTCGAATCCCACCGTCTCTGGCCCGAAACACCTTTCCACCCGGTTTAGTGCTAAACCAGAAACGTGGTTAACAGATGCAAAGCAAGGACTAGCTGCTCTATCTCTATCTCTGGCCCTTACTTTCTCACCTGTTGGCACTGCCTTAGCCTCTGAGTTCAATATTCTCAACGATGGTCCACCCAAAGAAACTTACGTTGTAGACGACGCTGGTGTTCTTAGTCGAGTTACGAGATCAGATCTGAAGAAACTCTTGTCTGATCTTGAATACAGAAAGAAACTCCGACTCAATTTCATCACTGTCCGGAAGCTCACC AGTAAAGCAGATGCGTTCGAGTATGCAGACCAGGTTTTGGAGAAATGGTATCCTTCAATTGAAGAAGGCAACAATAAGGGTATTGTTGTTTTGATTACTAGCCAGAAGGAAGGGGCCATTACTGGTGGTCCTGCTTTCATTGAAGCTGTTGGTGAAAAGATTCTTGATGCTACTGTCTCGGAAAATCTTCCCG TATTAGCCACAGACGAAAAATACAATGAGGCAATATACAGCAGTGCAAAACGGTTGGTTGCAGCAATTGACGGTCTCCCAGATCCCGGGGGTCCAGAAGTGAAGGATAACAAGAGagaatcaaatttcaaaaccaaagaagaaacagaagagaagagaggacaGTTCAGTCTTGTCGTTGGAGGTTTGCTTGTAATTGCCTTTGTTGTTCCCATGGCTCAGTACTATGCTTATGTATCCAAAAAGTAG